The Streptomyces sp. HUAS CB01 genome has a segment encoding these proteins:
- a CDS encoding Zn-ribbon domain-containing OB-fold protein: MDDFTRPWWNAAAEGRLLIRRCGACGRAHHYPREFCPYCWSEDVTWERTGGRATLYTWSVVHRNDLPPFGARTPYTAAVVDLAEGPRMMTEIVGCAEADLRIGMELEVSFREEGGGVVVPVFRPAPDVSRRARPSGA; encoded by the coding sequence ATCGACGACTTCACCCGCCCATGGTGGAACGCCGCCGCCGAGGGCCGCCTGCTGATCCGCCGCTGCGGCGCGTGCGGTCGCGCCCACCACTACCCGCGCGAGTTCTGCCCGTACTGCTGGAGCGAGGACGTCACCTGGGAGCGCACCGGCGGCCGGGCGACCCTCTACACCTGGTCCGTCGTCCACCGGAACGATCTTCCGCCCTTCGGCGCCCGCACGCCCTACACCGCCGCCGTCGTCGATCTCGCCGAGGGGCCTCGGATGATGACCGAGATCGTCGGGTGCGCGGAGGCGGACCTGCGCATCGGCATGGAGCTGGAGGTCTCCTTCCGGGAGGAGGGCGGGGGAGTGGTGGTGCCGGTGTTCCGCCCGGCGCCGGACGTCAGCCGGAGGGCTCGGCCATCCGGCGCATGA
- a CDS encoding pyridoxamine 5'-phosphate oxidase family protein, producing the protein MALSREEREQFLAEPHVAAIAIDSGEKDRAPLTVPIWYQYEPGGDVWILTGRDSRKHRLIGAAGRFSLMVDRLDPTVRYVQVEGPVTATEPGTEAALRELAARYLPADKVDGYVEFALKDHGETVVLRMRPQRWLSSDLGRV; encoded by the coding sequence GTGGCCCTCAGTCGCGAAGAGCGTGAGCAGTTCCTGGCAGAGCCGCATGTCGCGGCGATCGCGATCGACTCAGGTGAGAAGGACCGGGCGCCTCTGACCGTGCCGATCTGGTACCAGTACGAGCCCGGCGGTGACGTCTGGATCCTGACGGGCCGTGACTCCCGCAAGCACCGGCTGATCGGCGCCGCGGGACGGTTCTCGCTGATGGTCGACCGGCTGGACCCCACGGTCCGGTACGTGCAGGTCGAAGGGCCCGTCACGGCGACGGAGCCCGGCACCGAGGCGGCGCTGCGTGAGCTCGCCGCCCGCTATCTGCCGGCGGACAAGGTCGACGGCTATGTCGAGTTCGCCCTGAAGGACCACGGGGAGACCGTCGTGCTCCGGATGCGGCCGCAGCGGTGGCTGTCGTCCGACCTGGGGCGGGTGTGA
- a CDS encoding DUF397 domain-containing protein: MNPDLVWFKSSYSDNEGGACPHTVHVRDSKVPSGPMLTVAPAAWAAFVATTAAPRPAR; this comes from the coding sequence GTGAACCCCGACCTGGTGTGGTTCAAGAGCAGTTACAGCGACAACGAGGGCGGCGCCTGCCCCCACACCGTCCACGTCCGCGACTCCAAGGTGCCCAGCGGTCCCATGCTCACCGTCGCCCCGGCCGCCTGGGCCGCGTTCGTCGCCACGACCGCCGCCCCGCGCCCGGCCCGGTAG
- a CDS encoding acyl-CoA dehydrogenase family protein, with amino-acid sequence MDAAFTAEQSEIRRTLRAAFAKGVPPGPPGRDGSAPAAGAGPGYDPALWSRLAGGLGLPGLALEEKYGGVGCGTTELALALEETGRALVPLPLFATSGLAAPLITALGTERQRAALLPGIADGSLTAAVCVPGTALATALALTGGDPDGTWAGGGRAGGIQARPDGHGGWRLYGEAAQVLDGHSAGLLLVAAHTGGFTRGRALLFLVRGQDADGLRRTRWTALDETRPQARVQLRDTRAELLGDDPDADVPAALAATGRTAGALLAAEAVGAAQAALDRTVEHVKDRRQFGRPVGSFQAVKHRLADLYVRVQAARSAAYYAAWDPREGALALAQCLEALRTVAGEAIQLHGGIGFTWEHEAHLYFKRAASDELLFGPVHRLRARAAETGDLFAPAPPAAAPLPVSVPAPADGSLRRAGAGPGHAGREAAGV; translated from the coding sequence ATGGACGCCGCCTTCACCGCGGAGCAGTCCGAGATCCGACGCACCTTGCGCGCCGCGTTCGCGAAAGGCGTGCCGCCGGGGCCGCCGGGACGGGACGGCAGCGCGCCCGCCGCCGGGGCCGGGCCGGGTTACGACCCCGCCCTGTGGTCGCGGCTGGCCGGCGGACTCGGGCTGCCCGGACTGGCCCTGGAGGAGAAGTACGGCGGCGTCGGCTGCGGAACCACGGAGCTCGCCCTCGCCCTCGAGGAGACCGGCCGCGCACTCGTACCGCTGCCGCTGTTCGCGACCTCCGGCCTCGCCGCCCCACTGATCACCGCGCTCGGTACCGAACGCCAGCGTGCCGCGCTCCTGCCGGGCATCGCCGACGGCTCGCTGACCGCCGCCGTCTGCGTACCCGGCACCGCCCTCGCCACCGCCCTCGCGCTCACCGGCGGCGACCCGGACGGCACCTGGGCCGGCGGCGGCCGTGCCGGCGGCATCCAGGCCCGGCCCGACGGCCACGGCGGATGGCGGCTCTACGGGGAGGCCGCGCAGGTCCTGGACGGGCACAGCGCCGGGCTCCTCCTCGTCGCCGCGCACACCGGCGGTTTCACCCGCGGCCGCGCCCTCCTCTTCCTCGTCCGCGGTCAGGACGCCGACGGCCTGCGCCGCACCCGGTGGACCGCGCTCGACGAGACCCGGCCGCAGGCCCGCGTCCAGCTCCGCGACACCCGGGCCGAACTGCTCGGCGACGACCCCGACGCGGACGTGCCCGCCGCACTCGCCGCCACCGGCCGCACCGCCGGGGCGCTGCTCGCCGCCGAGGCCGTCGGCGCGGCCCAGGCCGCGCTCGACCGCACCGTGGAGCATGTCAAGGACCGGCGGCAGTTCGGCCGGCCCGTCGGCTCCTTCCAGGCGGTCAAGCACCGCCTCGCCGACCTGTACGTACGCGTCCAGGCGGCCCGGTCCGCCGCGTACTACGCCGCCTGGGACCCGCGCGAGGGCGCGCTCGCCCTCGCCCAGTGCCTGGAGGCGCTGCGGACCGTCGCCGGTGAGGCGATCCAGCTGCACGGCGGAATCGGCTTCACCTGGGAGCACGAGGCCCATCTGTACTTCAAGCGGGCCGCCTCCGACGAACTGCTCTTCGGCCCCGTCCACCGGCTTCGCGCACGGGCGGCGGAGACGGGGGACCTGTTCGCCCCGGCTCCCCCCGCCGCCGCCCCCCTCCCCGTCTCGGTCCCGGCCCCCGCCGACGGCTCCCTACGCCGGGCCGGGGCGGGACCGGGGCACGCCGGACGAGAGGCGGCGGGCGTCTGA
- a CDS encoding alpha/beta hydrolase: MVRSRRIAPVLAVSAVATLVPALTPAVASAAAPAPKAPVAADPLKQYTQQKPRWKRCDAQSPAGYQCATIKVPLDYGRPGGKKIDVAVSRMKATSTRERRGVLLLNPGGPGGEGLSMPLYLASELPASVKKQYDLIGFDPRGVGQSSPVSCGLKDGERNWERPYKAATFAKDVKWARTVAEKCRAKGGDALLHFTTRNTARDMDVVRAVLGEKKISYLGYSYGTYLGAVYTQMFPKRADRFVLDSAVDPQRIWRGMIQVWAEGAEPAFTHWSEWTAKRHAQYKLGDTPAKVRKTFWDLVAQADRKPIDFEGMSLTGDDIRAGRAVFFDADVAAQQIADLKKAAAGRKPAPSRERGSSPSPVPPSFARAVPSDNGDASFWAVVCADTRSWPRDPEQYRRDAVRDKAKYPLYGDFASNIKPCAFWKNGPEQATRIDNKVGALVLQNEWDSQTPLTSGQGLRRAMKGSRMVTVLGGEGHGIYGSRSCADKTATAYLTTGRLPAKDVTCRTPAGQRKDRLQLPLPTPPGIPGMRDRF; encoded by the coding sequence ATGGTGCGAAGCAGACGAATAGCCCCCGTTCTGGCCGTCAGTGCCGTCGCGACCCTCGTCCCCGCGCTCACGCCCGCCGTGGCCTCGGCGGCCGCCCCGGCGCCCAAGGCCCCCGTCGCCGCGGACCCGCTGAAGCAGTACACGCAGCAGAAGCCGCGCTGGAAGCGCTGCGACGCCCAGAGCCCGGCGGGCTACCAGTGCGCGACGATCAAGGTGCCGCTCGACTACGGCCGCCCCGGCGGCAAGAAGATCGACGTCGCGGTGTCGCGGATGAAGGCCACCAGTACCAGGGAGCGGCGCGGAGTGCTGCTGCTCAACCCCGGCGGCCCCGGCGGCGAGGGCCTGAGCATGCCGCTCTACCTGGCGAGCGAACTGCCCGCGTCGGTGAAGAAGCAGTACGACCTCATCGGGTTCGACCCGCGGGGCGTCGGCCAGAGCTCCCCGGTCAGCTGCGGGCTGAAGGACGGCGAACGGAACTGGGAACGGCCCTACAAGGCGGCGACGTTCGCCAAGGACGTGAAGTGGGCCCGCACGGTCGCCGAGAAGTGCCGGGCCAAGGGCGGCGACGCGCTGCTGCACTTCACCACCCGCAACACCGCCCGCGACATGGACGTCGTCCGCGCCGTGCTGGGCGAGAAGAAGATCTCCTACCTGGGGTACTCGTACGGCACCTACCTCGGCGCCGTCTACACGCAGATGTTCCCCAAGCGTGCCGACCGGTTCGTGCTGGACAGCGCCGTCGACCCGCAGCGGATCTGGCGGGGCATGATCCAGGTGTGGGCGGAGGGGGCCGAGCCCGCGTTCACGCACTGGAGCGAATGGACCGCGAAGCGGCACGCACAGTACAAGCTCGGTGACACCCCGGCCAAGGTCCGCAAGACCTTCTGGGACCTGGTCGCCCAGGCCGACCGCAAGCCCATCGACTTCGAAGGGATGAGCCTGACCGGCGACGACATCCGCGCCGGGCGGGCGGTCTTCTTCGACGCGGACGTCGCCGCCCAGCAGATCGCCGACCTGAAGAAGGCGGCCGCGGGCAGGAAGCCCGCGCCGTCCCGCGAGCGCGGCTCGTCGCCGAGCCCCGTCCCGCCGTCGTTCGCCCGCGCCGTGCCCTCGGACAACGGGGACGCGAGCTTCTGGGCCGTGGTGTGCGCCGACACCCGCTCCTGGCCGCGCGACCCCGAGCAGTACCGCCGTGACGCCGTCCGCGACAAGGCCAAGTACCCGCTGTACGGCGACTTCGCGTCCAACATCAAGCCGTGTGCGTTCTGGAAGAACGGCCCCGAGCAGGCCACCCGGATCGACAACAAGGTGGGCGCGCTCGTCCTGCAGAACGAGTGGGACTCCCAGACCCCGCTGACCAGCGGTCAGGGCCTGCGCCGGGCCATGAAGGGCTCCCGCATGGTCACCGTCCTCGGCGGCGAGGGCCACGGCATCTACGGCTCCAGGTCCTGCGCGGACAAGACGGCCACCGCCTATCTGACGACGGGCCGGCTCCCGGCGAAGGACGTGACCTGCCGGACGCCGGCCGGCCAGCGCAAGGACCGGCTGCAGCTTCCGCTGCCGACGCCTCCGGGGATCCCGGGGATGCGCGACCGCTTCTGA
- a CDS encoding flavin-containing monooxygenase, with amino-acid sequence MPDHRAIDLTDDRPVYVIGAGPGGLAVAAALRERGVRAVVLEKSDSVGASWRGHYDRLHLHTTRRLSGLPGLPMPRRFGRWVSRDDVVRYLEKYAEFHELELVTGVEVSRIEPEGSDWVLHATGGRRLTGRAVVVATGFNHTPRTPDWPGRDTYTGELLHASAYRNPDPYTGKDVLVVGVGNTGAEIAADLAGAGAARVRLAVRTAPHIVRRSTAGWPAQRTGILVRRLPVRLVDAAGRLMARAAVPDLSAQGLPRPEAGLYTRVRQGAIPVQDVGLIDAVRTGKVEPVAAVDAFDDDKVVLADGSRISPDAVIAATGYHRALEPLVGHLGVLDERGRPVVHGGRTPREAPGLYFTGFTNPISGMLREMALDARKIAKALSKRPSGPGEERPGRG; translated from the coding sequence ATGCCCGACCACAGAGCCATCGACCTCACCGACGACCGCCCGGTGTACGTCATCGGGGCCGGACCCGGCGGTCTCGCCGTGGCCGCCGCCCTGCGGGAGCGCGGGGTGCGGGCGGTCGTCCTGGAGAAGTCGGATTCCGTGGGCGCGTCCTGGCGCGGTCACTACGACCGGCTGCACCTGCACACGACCCGGCGCCTGTCGGGCCTGCCCGGCCTGCCCATGCCGCGCCGCTTCGGACGCTGGGTCTCCCGGGACGACGTGGTCCGCTACCTGGAGAAGTACGCCGAGTTCCACGAGCTGGAGCTGGTGACGGGCGTGGAGGTGTCCAGGATCGAGCCCGAGGGCTCCGACTGGGTGCTCCACGCGACCGGCGGCCGCCGGCTCACCGGGCGGGCCGTCGTGGTGGCGACCGGGTTCAACCACACGCCCCGTACACCGGACTGGCCCGGCCGGGACACGTACACGGGCGAGCTGCTGCACGCCTCCGCGTACCGCAACCCCGACCCGTACACGGGCAAGGACGTGCTCGTCGTCGGAGTCGGCAACACGGGCGCGGAGATAGCGGCGGACCTGGCCGGGGCGGGAGCCGCGCGGGTGCGTCTGGCCGTGCGGACCGCCCCGCACATCGTGCGCCGTTCGACCGCCGGCTGGCCGGCGCAGCGCACGGGGATCCTCGTGCGGCGGCTGCCCGTGCGGCTGGTGGACGCGGCGGGCCGGCTGATGGCGCGGGCGGCCGTGCCCGACCTGTCCGCCCAGGGGCTGCCGCGCCCCGAGGCGGGCCTGTACACACGCGTCCGGCAGGGCGCCATCCCCGTACAGGACGTGGGTCTGATCGACGCGGTCCGCACCGGGAAGGTGGAGCCGGTCGCCGCCGTCGACGCCTTCGACGACGACAAGGTGGTCCTCGCGGACGGCTCCCGCATATCGCCGGACGCGGTCATCGCGGCCACCGGCTACCACCGTGCGCTGGAGCCGCTGGTGGGGCATCTCGGCGTACTGGACGAGCGCGGCCGGCCGGTCGTCCACGGCGGCCGGACCCCGCGCGAGGCCCCGGGCCTGTACTTCACGGGCTTCACCAACCCCATCAGCGGGATGCTCCGTGAAATGGCCCTGGACGCACGGAAGATCGCCAAGGCCCTCTCGAAGCGGCCTTCCGGGCCGGGCGAGGAGCGTCCGGGGCGCGGATGA
- a CDS encoding endonuclease/exonuclease/phosphatase family protein gives MRVVTWNVWWRFGPWEKRRHAILAVLRELRPDVVGLQEVWATGDENLAQWLAGELGLHWAWAASDAPQRWQKRNGEPDVDFGNAVLSRWPIAGREVLRLPSNTRYEDGRLVLHTRLDVPGGPPVPFFTTHLTSDPDASAVRSAQVRELVGFVARHRGDGPHPPVITGDFNAWSDSDEIRLLGGLRTAPAVAGQVFLDAWEYADPSAPSATWDTANPYLSGFGPSVRIDYIHVGPPGPGGLGHVRSVRRAGFGPVDGVWPSDHAAVVADLVTAEG, from the coding sequence GTGCGTGTGGTGACGTGGAACGTGTGGTGGCGCTTCGGGCCCTGGGAGAAGCGGCGGCACGCGATCCTGGCCGTCCTGCGCGAGCTGAGGCCCGATGTCGTCGGCCTCCAGGAGGTGTGGGCGACGGGCGACGAGAACCTGGCGCAGTGGCTCGCCGGGGAGCTGGGGCTCCACTGGGCATGGGCGGCGTCCGACGCGCCGCAGCGGTGGCAGAAGAGGAACGGCGAGCCGGACGTCGACTTCGGCAACGCCGTGCTCAGCCGCTGGCCGATCGCCGGCCGCGAGGTCCTGCGGCTGCCGTCGAACACGAGGTACGAGGACGGCCGCCTCGTGCTCCACACCCGGCTGGACGTGCCCGGCGGCCCGCCCGTGCCGTTCTTCACCACCCATCTGACCTCGGACCCCGACGCGTCGGCCGTGCGCTCGGCACAGGTGCGCGAGCTGGTCGGTTTCGTCGCCCGGCACCGGGGCGACGGCCCCCACCCGCCGGTGATCACCGGGGACTTCAACGCCTGGTCGGACTCCGACGAGATCCGGCTGCTCGGCGGACTCAGGACCGCGCCAGCCGTCGCGGGGCAGGTGTTCCTGGACGCCTGGGAGTACGCGGACCCGTCGGCCCCGTCCGCGACCTGGGACACGGCCAACCCGTACCTGTCCGGCTTCGGGCCGAGCGTCCGCATCGACTACATCCACGTCGGTCCGCCCGGACCGGGCGGGCTCGGACACGTGCGCTCCGTCCGGCGGGCGGGCTTCGGACCGGTGGACGGCGTCTGGCCGTCCGACCACGCGGCGGTCGTCGCCGACCTCGTGACCGCCGAGGGCTGA
- a CDS encoding DoxX family protein — MRTIWLTGAEWLAVLRIGLGLWWLESWRHKDRKGWFERGTGIAWAADVAAKHRWTAVRSGFDRIVAPRPKAMAYIVVYAELALGLGLITGFLTPVALIGGLVLNLLYLVLMIHDWAEQGQNAMMALVSLVALLAVSWQTWSLDSVLGLFL, encoded by the coding sequence ATGCGGACGATCTGGCTCACCGGCGCCGAATGGCTCGCCGTCCTGCGCATCGGCCTCGGCCTGTGGTGGCTGGAGAGCTGGAGGCACAAGGACAGGAAGGGCTGGTTCGAGCGCGGCACCGGCATCGCCTGGGCCGCCGATGTCGCCGCGAAGCACCGCTGGACGGCGGTCAGGTCCGGATTCGACCGGATCGTCGCCCCGCGCCCCAAGGCGATGGCGTACATCGTCGTCTACGCCGAACTCGCCCTCGGCCTCGGCCTGATCACCGGGTTCCTCACCCCGGTCGCCCTGATCGGAGGGCTGGTCCTCAATCTCCTCTACCTGGTCCTGATGATCCACGACTGGGCCGAGCAGGGGCAGAACGCGATGATGGCGCTTGTCTCGCTCGTCGCGCTGCTCGCCGTGTCGTGGCAGACCTGGTCCCTCGACAGCGTGCTGGGACTGTTCCTGTGA
- a CDS encoding iron chaperone produces MARSAAEDVDGYLAEVADPDRSTALVRIRELCLTELGDHEEVMAYGMPAYRRPGGEPEIAFADQKQYVSFYLMRPDVRDAFEARLADQDMGKGCLRFRRTEGIDFDLVRDLLKAVAAAPGGIC; encoded by the coding sequence ATGGCCCGATCCGCTGCGGAAGACGTCGACGGCTACCTCGCGGAGGTCGCCGATCCCGACCGGTCGACCGCCCTCGTGCGCATCCGCGAACTGTGCCTGACCGAGCTGGGCGACCACGAGGAGGTCATGGCGTACGGGATGCCCGCGTACCGCAGGCCGGGCGGGGAACCCGAGATCGCCTTCGCCGACCAGAAGCAGTACGTCTCCTTCTATCTGATGCGCCCCGACGTCCGGGACGCCTTCGAGGCGCGGCTCGCGGACCAGGACATGGGCAAGGGGTGCCTGCGCTTCCGCCGCACCGAGGGGATCGACTTCGACCTCGTGCGGGACCTGCTGAAGGCGGTCGCGGCGGCGCCCGGCGGGATCTGCTGA
- a CDS encoding pyridoxine/pyridoxamine 5'-phosphate oxidase: MTHEPGGDGTAREFRELLRSLKVWDTDLPRFDPDGAPAEPLPLFHRWFVEAAAAGQPEPHTMTLATVDQDARPDLRTLVLHDADADGWHFATHATSAKGRQLASRPEAALGFYWPVHGRQVRVRGRVVSGTPEEAYADLHARSTGALAAALVGRQSEVLGSQEELRRASAAAWERAEADPEASVETWTVYVLVPSVVEFFQGDARRRHVRLRYRREGEADAWVRELLWP, from the coding sequence ATGACGCACGAGCCCGGCGGCGACGGCACCGCCCGAGAGTTCCGTGAGCTGCTCAGGTCGCTGAAGGTCTGGGACACGGACCTGCCGCGCTTCGACCCGGACGGCGCCCCCGCGGAGCCGCTGCCGCTGTTCCACCGATGGTTCGTGGAGGCCGCGGCCGCCGGTCAGCCCGAGCCGCACACCATGACCCTCGCCACCGTGGACCAGGACGCCCGTCCCGACCTGCGGACGCTGGTGCTGCACGACGCGGACGCCGACGGCTGGCACTTCGCCACCCACGCGACCAGCGCCAAGGGCCGCCAGCTCGCGTCCCGCCCGGAGGCCGCGCTCGGCTTCTACTGGCCCGTGCACGGCCGGCAGGTACGCGTCCGCGGCCGGGTCGTGTCGGGCACCCCTGAGGAGGCGTACGCCGATCTGCACGCCCGGTCCACCGGCGCGCTGGCGGCGGCGCTCGTCGGCCGGCAGAGCGAGGTGCTGGGCTCGCAGGAGGAGTTGCGACGGGCGAGCGCGGCCGCGTGGGAGCGCGCGGAGGCCGATCCGGAGGCGTCGGTGGAGACCTGGACGGTGTACGTGCTCGTCCCGTCCGTGGTGGAGTTCTTCCAGGGGGACGCCCGCCGCCGGCACGTCCGGCTGCGCTACCGGCGCGAGGGCGAAGCGGACGCGTGGGTGCGGGAGCTGCTGTGGCCGTAG
- a CDS encoding thiolase C-terminal domain-containing protein, translating into MPRSQRHPRKVAVVGISLSDCGRVDGPTPYALHAQAARRALADSGLGRDVVDGLASAGLGTLAPAEVAEYLGLRPRWVDSTAVGGATWEVMAAHAADAVAAGHANAVLLVYGSTARADIRAGRRTSDLSFGARGPLQFEVPYGHTLIAKYAMAARRHMHEYGTTEEQLAEVAVQARANASHNPDAMFRDPITVDDVLSGPVIADPFTKLHCCIRSDGGCAVLLAAEEYVPDTAKAPVWVLGTGEHVSHTTMSEWDDFTVSPAAVSGRLAFERAGVRPGDIDIAEVYDAFTYMTLVTLEDLGFCAKGEGGEFVGKGRLGLKGELPVNTDGGGLSACHPGMRGLFLLVEAVRQLRGEAGGHQVRRADGSVPELAVASGTGGWFCSSGTVVLGR; encoded by the coding sequence ATGCCTCGGAGTCAGCGCCATCCCCGCAAGGTCGCCGTCGTCGGCATATCCCTCTCGGACTGCGGTCGCGTCGACGGCCCCACCCCGTACGCCCTGCACGCCCAGGCCGCCCGTCGTGCCCTCGCCGACTCGGGTCTCGGCCGGGACGTCGTCGACGGCCTGGCCTCGGCCGGGCTGGGCACCCTCGCCCCCGCCGAGGTCGCCGAGTACCTGGGACTCCGGCCGCGCTGGGTGGACTCGACCGCCGTCGGCGGCGCCACCTGGGAGGTCATGGCCGCTCATGCCGCCGACGCCGTCGCCGCCGGCCACGCGAACGCGGTACTCCTCGTCTACGGTTCGACGGCCCGCGCCGACATCCGCGCGGGCCGGCGCACCTCCGACCTCTCCTTCGGCGCACGCGGGCCGCTGCAGTTCGAGGTGCCGTACGGGCACACGCTGATCGCCAAGTACGCCATGGCGGCCCGGCGTCACATGCACGAGTACGGTACGACGGAGGAGCAGCTGGCCGAGGTCGCCGTCCAGGCGCGGGCGAACGCCTCCCACAACCCGGACGCGATGTTCCGCGACCCGATCACCGTGGACGACGTGCTGTCCGGGCCGGTCATCGCCGATCCGTTCACCAAGCTGCACTGCTGCATCCGCAGTGACGGCGGCTGTGCGGTGCTGCTCGCGGCGGAGGAGTACGTGCCGGACACCGCCAAGGCACCGGTGTGGGTCCTCGGCACCGGTGAGCACGTGTCCCACACCACGATGTCGGAGTGGGACGACTTCACGGTCTCCCCGGCCGCGGTCAGCGGGCGGCTGGCGTTCGAACGGGCCGGCGTGCGCCCGGGGGACATCGACATCGCCGAGGTCTACGACGCCTTCACCTACATGACGCTCGTGACGCTGGAGGACCTGGGTTTCTGCGCGAAGGGAGAAGGCGGGGAGTTCGTCGGGAAGGGCAGGCTGGGCCTGAAGGGGGAACTGCCGGTGAACACCGACGGCGGTGGGCTGTCCGCCTGCCATCCGGGCATGCGCGGCCTGTTCCTGCTGGTCGAGGCGGTGCGCCAACTGCGCGGGGAGGCCGGGGGGCACCAGGTGCGGCGGGCCGACGGCAGCGTCCCGGAGCTGGCCGTGGCCTCGGGCACCGGCGGCTGGTTCTGCTCCTCGGGGACCGTGGTGCTGGGCCGCTGA
- a CDS encoding nitroreductase family deazaflavin-dependent oxidoreductase, translating to MRTGIRTVQKISSTRVFARLAPHVIPALDRAVHRLTRGKVLLSARMLPGLVLTARGARSGLPRRTPLACMPEEATGTWILVGSNFGRPGHPAWTGNLLAHPEAEISWRGGDVPVRAELLTGEERAAAWDAALAFWPPYATYQARVEREIRLFRLTRRNPDGD from the coding sequence ATGCGCACCGGGATCCGCACGGTCCAGAAGATCTCCTCGACCCGCGTCTTCGCGCGCCTCGCCCCGCACGTCATCCCCGCCCTGGACCGGGCCGTCCATCGGCTCACCCGGGGGAAGGTGCTGCTCAGCGCCCGGATGCTGCCGGGGCTCGTGCTGACCGCGCGCGGCGCGAGGAGCGGGCTTCCGCGCCGTACGCCGCTCGCGTGCATGCCGGAGGAGGCCACCGGCACCTGGATCCTCGTCGGCTCCAACTTCGGCAGGCCCGGCCATCCGGCCTGGACGGGAAATCTCCTCGCGCACCCGGAGGCGGAGATCAGCTGGCGGGGCGGGGACGTGCCGGTACGGGCGGAACTGCTGACCGGTGAGGAACGCGCGGCGGCCTGGGACGCGGCACTCGCCTTCTGGCCGCCGTACGCGACGTACCAGGCGAGGGTGGAGCGGGAGATCCGGCTGTTCCGGCTGACGCGGCGGAACCCCGACGGGGACTGA
- a CDS encoding Scr1 family TA system antitoxin-like transcriptional regulator, with product MASGSSCSAWTQGSVCRIHLLGSVRTRNHLTVQVMPMEREVHAGLSGPMQLLSTRQGRNPGYTEGHGGATLISKPDEVNRPFDLFGALRAQALTPWESVELIERMAARP from the coding sequence ATGGCCTCCGGATCGTCGTGCAGCGCATGGACCCAGGGCAGCGTGTGCCGCATACATCTGCTGGGGTCGGTGCGGACGAGGAACCATCTGACGGTGCAGGTGATGCCGATGGAACGGGAGGTGCACGCAGGACTGAGTGGGCCGATGCAACTGCTGAGCACCCGCCAAGGGCGGAATCCGGGGTATACGGAGGGGCACGGCGGAGCTACGTTGATCTCCAAGCCGGACGAGGTCAACCGGCCGTTCGACCTCTTCGGGGCACTGCGGGCCCAGGCCCTCACGCCCTGGGAGTCGGTGGAACTGATCGAGAGGATGGCGGCGAGACCGTGA